The DNA region AAATGAGGATGGGTGGCTGATATGAAATCAGCCCCCCATTCATCTCGTGTTGCCGCATCTCAACTGGATACGGAATGGATGTGGCTTTTACTTATCAATCCAGGCAACTGGGAACTCCAAAATATTCCCTAAATAAACAAAGTGCATCCGATGGAGTAGTTGAGCCACTCTTATCTACGTCTGCGCATGGATCACAAGGACCCGTCACCAAATAGCACCGGAAGGCAACCAGGGCATCTCCAGGGGAGATAATGCCATCACCGGTAAGGTCTCCAGTGCAGCAGCCTTCGTCAATGTTCCCATCGCAGTTATTATCAATCCCATCGCAAATCTCAGTGCTGCAGGTTGTACTTGTTGTATGAGTCCACACAATGGAAAACCACTGCGTTGTTCCTCCATCTTTGGCTGTTGTTTGATAGGAATGCGCTGATTTCATATCTGCCAGGAGTTCACCACCAGCGGCAGCTCCCCTGCGAAGTTCAAACTTGCCATCCCCAAGTGTTGCAGTATTCCAGCTTATGAGGGGGTAATATCCTGGTTTGGCTACTTCGGCTGTCTCATCGTTGATGTCTACTCTGATTACCCATCTCTCTGAGCTTGAACCAAATGCCCTGACATCTTTGCCATAATAGGCATTCTGATCGGGATGCTTCAGCCGGGCCCTTACGGTATACTCAGGAGGAGCACCGGGAGCCGGAACCTGACTTACAGTATCTGCCATGCCGATGACTACATTGCTGACTCTAACCGCTGATCCTGCCTCCTGTCCCGTAACCTTAACCATTGACTCCCAGGCAATTCTCTGAGCAATATCATACATCAATTCTCGATAGCGAAATATTTGAGATCCAGAGGTTGAACACTTCACCTCCACCTTACGTGGTTGGGAAAGATTGATCCAATATCCTAATCCTGCTTCCAAGTTTTGGGTTAGATTAATCGGAATATAACCAGAAGCGGGATCAAAAGCATAGATAGCTGTTATTGCCTTTGGTTGAGCCTGGATACTGCATGGACAAGATACGCTCCCAATGAGAGACCATCCAGAGGGAATATCTTCGACCTGTGCAATTAGAAATTAGCGGCCAATTTAAACTCGATATCGCCTTCTTCAAACCACTTTTTATGTTCTTTATTTATCTTTAGTGATGCCTAAGGTAGCCAGTGCTACTGAGCCTCCCTCAGACCAACTCATACCATTATGTTTTTGTCTATCTGACACAATAAGGTCATTACTCTTTTCCCCTCGATTACTTGAGTTGCAGAGGCCAAGCTTTTTTCTGATCTCATAGCAGGGAATGTAAGATCTATTCCTTTCTATATAATTTACAAGATGCTCTATGGCATCTTTGTTCTTTATTAAACTTTCATTCAGGCTCTTAAGATATTCTATGGCCTTATCCGTCATTCCATACCACAAAAGGTACCTTAATCTACTCAGGACATCATTACGTATTTGCCGTCCTTTCATGGCTAAGCTAAGCTCTCTCTTGCACTTATCTTCCAGGTGATACCAGTCCAATATAATCCCTGTATTCCCAAACCAGGAGAAGGCATTTACTATAGCGGCCTGGAGTATCTTGTGGCCGTCTACAAAGAATTGTATCCCTTTATTCAATAACTTGTTGCTTAGTAAAAAGGCAATGATTACCCTCAGAGTAAACAGGATGCTGTCACCATTTATCTTATAAGAGCCCTCTTCACTTTGAATATGAGCTACGGTATTATGGACATATCCCTTTTCTTTGGGGTGGTGGGCATCTTCGTTGTCATTCTTTTTTCGTTCTTCTTTTTGATGTTTTACTATGACCTCATCTATGCAGACATTCCTGCTTCTCCATCTACCTGATAGACCCTACCATTTTTGACTACTTCTTCCCCATCTTTTTGCTGCTCAAGGGCTTTTTTTTAGACATCTGGCTTAAATGCTGCGCTATCCCATCCCTTATCGCTGCATGCCCTACCTCTAAAAATGCCTGCTCGCTCTTATCTATGCTTATCGCTGCCTCCTCCGGCATAGTTATCTTAAAATTACCATCTTCTCCTCTTGTTGGCTCTCCCGTTCCTGTACATCCCTCGCTTATCTCTCTCACTTTTATCTCTACGCTGATTTCATAGTTAGCCATGATAGCCTCCTTTATCGTTTGTTAAACTTTCTATCGGCTACCATAGAATCATGAATCAGTTTCTAAATATACTTTCTACTCCTTTGTTATATGAGATTAATTCCTATTGCACAGGTCGAAATGGTTAGGGCATTCTGCTCTGGGAACTACCGAACGATATATTAATAGTGTTGCTGAAGCTTTAAAAATCGTTCAAAAACCTGCCAAGGTAGTTCAATTTAAAAAAGGGAAAAAAGAGGATTCAAATCTATGAGTGGATTTTCCCAGCGTAAGTCCAGCGTAAGCCAAAAATGGGGGTAAAATGAGCATAACACATTGAAAAATAAAGGAATAACATCAAAATAACTGAAATAACTATCTTTTCAGCCATATTTTCAGTCTTTCCGTCAGACAGACCCGGAGCCGCGGCTGCATCCGCACTTATACAGCAATAAGCTGACTCTGGCTCCGGGTATGGCAGCAGTTACCGGTGTTTCAAAGGCTAAAGGTGCTTTACAGATATTTTGCATAATATTCCACCACCAGGTTCTCATCCACGTCCGCCGGGATCTCATCCCTCTGGGGAATTGAGATCAGTTTCCCCTGAAAAGCAGCCCTGTCCACCTCCAAATACGGGATTTTCGGCCGGGATGCACTCCTTTCCAGGCCCTCCTGGACAGTAGCGGTTTCCCTGCTTCCTTCTCTCACGGCGATAGTATCCCCTGGCCTGACCGAATATGAGGGGATGCTTGCTTTCCGGCCGTTTACCGTAATGTGGCCGTGCCCCACCAACTGCCGGGCGGCAAGTCTGGTCGGGGCAAATCCCATTCGATAAACGAGATTGTCCAGACGCCGCTCAAGAAGCCGCAGGAGATTCTCACCGGCAACCCCTGGCTGACGCATGGCTTTTTCCAGATACCCTCGAAACTGCTTTTCCGAAAGCCAATAAGAAAACCTCAACTTCTGCTTCTCGGTGAGCCGTTTCTTGTAATCGGTCATCCTGGTTTGACCGGCAGGATGCATTCCGGGCCTTCCACTGCGTTTGAGCAGGGCACAATTGGCTGATCCGCAGACAGAATAACCCAGGCTTCGGCATATCCTGCATTTTGGACCTATGTAACGTCCCATTTGCTTAATACCTCCTTTACTACCGGGCTTATTTTATGGCTTGTGCTTACTTTCCTGTCATATTTATTCTAGCCCTAATTCTTTGTTTTTTCAATAATTTTTTCAGGCAAACCGGGGACTTGTCCGGATTGCGGGGGGGAGTTACTGGCCGCTGACCCCTGGCCTATGATTATGATAAAGACAGGATAACCGCCTGAATGAACATCCGGTGGGTGAGAAAGAAAAGCCTGCGGATCTGGAAACCGATCTTTAAGCCTATGGTACCGGAAGAGAGAGGATATCGACCAATCAACCGGTGCATCAGACCGCAAGCCCCTGAGCTTACGGCGATAAAAAAACCGGCTGCCCGCCAGGATGTTTTAGAAAGGTTTATGAACCTGTTTTCCTTTTTGATGGCTATGACTTTCCCAAGAATTTGGTCGGAGTATATAACTTTATCAAAAGTCCTGCTTCCATCTCCCTTGGTAAGAAAGAAAACCGGCTTCCCTTTTCTCTTCCGGATAAGTACTACCCGGTGAACCACGATACCGGAACATTGCGGATCGGTGATAACCACTAGATCGCCAATACAAATACGGTCAGTGTTAATTTGGGGAGATGCAACGACTTTATATCCGGGAAAGAGTAAAGGACACATACTGTAACCGCTTACCGAGAAGCAGAGATTTTGACCGGGCGGTATCAAGCCAGCCTTGATAATATGAATTGCTCTTTCTTTCAGTACGTTCACCATGACCGATCTTGCACCTGTCAAGGTTGAGGAGAAAAGGTATGATTCCCTGCCTGCCGCTCAGATCAATCTGAGCGGCAGGCAGGGCAGGGGAAAGGATGATTTTCAGAAGCTATTCCACAAATTACATCCATAAATACCATTCGGGAATCGAGTACCATAAGGAGAAATAGCAGGGAGGATAGTGGATAAGGTTTAGCCATAGCAGGTATTGTGGGTATTCCAAGGAGCCGGAATCTCCGGGGCAGCGTTCGCCCGGCATATTTGACGGCGTGGCCGGAGAGACGGGGCCATAGAAAGTACTCATGCCTCTGCCATCCACCTCTTCAAGTTGATAATAATACCTGTTCGAGGGGGATGCTGTATCATCGATGTAGGAATACTCGGCATTCATCGTAGGCCCGCCGTAAGCCCCAATAGGGGCAGGATTGATTCTGGTGTATTCTCCGCTTTCTTCCTGAGCACGCCAGAGATTGAACCCTGCGGTATCGATTTCACTGAGCGTGGTCCAGGTGATAATAACGTTTTTCTCCTGTACATCGGCTGAAAATCGACCCAGGCTGACAAGCGTATTTATCTTGTATTCATAAGCCCCTATATCAGGTAAGGCACTACCGTCACTATCTCCATCCTGGGGTCTTACGATACCATCTTTGTCATCATCGGGTGCCCCCAAAGTCGTACCGGCATCGATACACGGAGAGCCATCCTGGAGATGGAAATCCCCTGATACCGGATCAACGAAGAGGGGATCGGCATCGAGCATGCCATACGAGCCACCCTTGATAACTGAGTAAGTGACTGTCATGGTAGAGCCGATACCGTCTATTTCCCCATTGTTATTGTTATAAATAATGCAGTTAGTGACAGTCGCGGAGTCACAGTAAATTCCTCCGCCATTGTGGGGTGCGCTGGCCGAATTTCCATACAGTGTGCAATTGATAACTTTGGTCTGGGTACTCTGGAGGGCATAAATTCCGCCTCCGTTCCCATGAGCTGTATTTTCGTTAATGACGCAATTGATTATCTGCGGTCTGGAAGAAGATCTGCTGGAGATTCCTCCACCATGTCTAGCTTCATTCGCAAAAAAAGTGCACCGGCTGATAAGCGGTGAAGCATTGCTGAAGCAATCGATTCCTCCCCCGTAGCCGTTGAGCGCCTTGTTCATGCTGATTATGCAGTTATCAATAGTCGGTGAACAGTTTCTACCACAGCATATCCCTCCTCCACCGCTGGTTGCCCCGCAGATATTTCCGGTAATAATACAGTTGGCAATTGTTGGTGAAGCAGGACCCGCACCTTGACCCGATGCTTTATTCATGCAGACAATTCCACCTCCACCGCTGTATTGGTTAAAACCGTTTGTCACCGTAATCCCTTTCAGTGCAGCGCCATTTCCCCCTCCCCAGAAAGTGACTGCCGGACTTGTACCTCCTGCATCAATTATCGTGGTTTTTACTGTTTCCAGATCATCCGGGTTTGTACTTCTTACGGTAATGGCCTTGGAGACAAAATTGATATATTCCCTATACGTTCCCGGAGCGACAATGATTTCGTCTCCATCGTCAGCCGCGTTAATGGCTGACTGAATCTTGGTATAATCACCAGGTACATGGATTTCTTCTGCAACTGCCCGTGGTACCTGGAGCAATACTATTACCGCTGCAATCATCAATCCCAAAATCCAATTTAAAGCTAGTTTCAGAAATCTTTCCATCTCGCTTTCCTCCTTTGGCCGTCAGGTTACAGTATATATTTCTCTCCTCATGATTAAGGCTGTTTCATGGCCGGTTCCCCCCACCCCAAAATGCTTAGCCGCTAACGACTCTAACCTGCCTCTCCGTGCTTACTTCATCCTCATCTTGCTTCACGATCATACCCTGAGCTGCGAAATCATCGATTATCCTTTGAATATCCTGCTCAACCCTGGCTCCCTCTCTCTCTCCCGGAGAAAGGGAATACATTTCAGCAATAGCTACTGCCATATCTCTGATAGAATGCTGGCCATCGCACATCTGCCAGACTTGAAGAGCTGCCTTATTAAGAATATGGACATGCTTCGTATCGGGATTGTATAAAATGGCTTCCCCATCGAGATCCCGAGCCTCGATCGAATCCTTCCTGCAGGGTGTCACGCCGTCTATCCCACAAGCCCCTTTATTTGGGTTACTCATCCTGTTCACTCCTTTTCATGGCTCACCACTATCCTCTTTTTCTCTCCTCCAGTTCCTTTCTCCAGGCTCCTGTCTAGTCAATCCTTCCTGTTCCGATCCTCCATCCGCCAGTCCAAGTATCAAATCAGCCATTTTCTCAAGCTCCCCCGCAGTGATGCGGTAGCAGTCCACACCTTTCAGGGTCCGGCTCAGTTCAAGCAGTATTGAGGGCACACCACCCTGAGCCTCACCCAGGAGAGATGATGTCCATCCGCCCCGGAAGCTTCGTAAAAGCTCTCTTATGGCTATTGACTTTGGAATTTTCTCAAGATGCGGCTCCTGGGAATAATCAACTGCTCCCTGTTCGCTTTGGGCTATGTGAACTAATGCCACCCGATGCTTACGGCAAAGATCTTCTATCCGGGGCAGGAGAAAGTGTCCCCGCCTTCCGATAAGCCTTACCGTGGGAACGGGATTTTCCCGGTATTTCTCACATTCCTCCACGCCGGGGAGAGCTCTCAGATCATTGATCATCCCATCTTCAAATCGGTCGGTACTGATATAGAGAGATTTTTTATTCTCTCCCGGTAAATCACCTGGACGAGCGCTCACCTCACCTGACAGTGCCCCCGCTTTCAATGAAGGCCCCTTCGAGGGCGAAGATAAACAGATCAGGAATTTCAACGGGCAAGGACTGCTCACCCTGGCTTCAGGGATATCGATCAGATTCACCAGCATTTTTCTTCCACCAGGAATTGCCGAAAAAGAGTCAATGGTAACTTTACGAAAATCTTTGAACAGCTCCAATGCACTTTGCCGCAAACCAAGAGCCCTGGGGAAGGGATATATCAGCCAGTCCTTCCGGCTGATGCAGGCTATGTCATCGGTGAAAAAATGAAATCCCCGTTTGATAAGCTTCATAGTCAGGGTACTTTTGCCCTGGCAGGCAGCACCCAGGACCATGATACCCTGTTCCTTCCAGGATACAGCAGCGGCATGGAAGATAACGTGTGACCGCACTCTGGCAATGATTGAGTTGGTAATGACTGAATAGACATAAGCAGGCAACAGGTGAGATTGCGGACAGGGATAAATCCTCTCATCTGCGTAGATAAAAGGATTTTCCGAAATTTCTGGCTCGTTAATCACGTAATAGATGCCCTGTCCATTGTTTCTTTCACCAGGAGCCTGCAAAGATACATCAGGATACATCTTCCGGAAGTAGATCAACGATTCAGGCTGGTTCGTGCTTATAGTAAACGCAGTGTCAAAAAATCGGAAGGTGTACCTGACATGTGCTGCAGACGCTGCCGATGCTAAGCCGGTAAAGTCAACCACTGCTGCTTCCCTCATCTTCCCCGCCGACTCCATTCGAAAATACCTTGGCCTTTTGGGCTGCCCTGCTGAAAATAGCTTGCGGATAAAACCTGTTCCTCAATTCACACAGATCGTCAACCGCTTGAAAAGTTCCCTTGAGCCGATAAACATTCCCAGAGCACCCGCCCTGACAAAAATTTTTCCACAGGCACTGCCGGCATTGAGGAATGGTACTTTTGCGGTTTAAGCACATCTCCCGCGTTCTTACCATGATCGGCGACTCGATGGCC from bacterium includes:
- a CDS encoding S24/S26 family peptidase, which gives rise to MVNVLKERAIHIIKAGLIPPGQNLCFSVSGYSMCPLLFPGYKVVASPQINTDRICIGDLVVITDPQCSGIVVHRVVLIRKRKGKPVFFLTKGDGSRTFDKVIYSDQILGKVIAIKKENRFINLSKTSWRAAGFFIAVSSGACGLMHRLIGRYPLSSGTIGLKIGFQIRRLFFLTHRMFIQAVILSLS
- a CDS encoding right-handed parallel beta-helix repeat-containing protein translates to MERFLKLALNWILGLMIAAVIVLLQVPRAVAEEIHVPGDYTKIQSAINAADDGDEIIVAPGTYREYINFVSKAITVRSTNPDDLETVKTTIIDAGGTSPAVTFWGGGNGAALKGITVTNGFNQYSGGGGIVCMNKASGQGAGPASPTIANCIITGNICGATSGGGGICCGRNCSPTIDNCIISMNKALNGYGGGIDCFSNASPLISRCTFFANEARHGGGISSRSSSRPQIINCVINENTAHGNGGGIYALQSTQTKVINCTLYGNSASAPHNGGGIYCDSATVTNCIIYNNNNGEIDGIGSTMTVTYSVIKGGSYGMLDADPLFVDPVSGDFHLQDGSPCIDAGTTLGAPDDDKDGIVRPQDGDSDGSALPDIGAYEYKINTLVSLGRFSADVQEKNVIITWTTLSEIDTAGFNLWRAQEESGEYTRINPAPIGAYGGPTMNAEYSYIDDTASPSNRYYYQLEEVDGRGMSTFYGPVSPATPSNMPGERCPGDSGSLEYPQYLLWLNLIHYPPCYFSLWYSIPEWYLWM
- the rpsD gene encoding 30S ribosomal protein S4 encodes the protein MGRYIGPKCRICRSLGYSVCGSANCALLKRSGRPGMHPAGQTRMTDYKKRLTEKQKLRFSYWLSEKQFRGYLEKAMRQPGVAGENLLRLLERRLDNLVYRMGFAPTRLAARQLVGHGHITVNGRKASIPSYSVRPGDTIAVREGSRETATVQEGLERSASRPKIPYLEVDRAAFQGKLISIPQRDEIPADVDENLVVEYYAKYL
- a CDS encoding MopE-related protein, with amino-acid sequence MVKVTGQEAGSAVRVSNVVIGMADTVSQVPAPGAPPEYTVRARLKHPDQNAYYGKDVRAFGSSSERWVIRVDINDETAEVAKPGYYPLISWNTATLGDGKFELRRGAAAGGELLADMKSAHSYQTTAKDGGTTQWFSIVWTHTTSTTCSTEICDGIDNNCDGNIDEGCCTGDLTGDGIISPGDALVAFRCYLVTGPCDPCADVDKSGSTTPSDALCLFREYFGVPSCLD
- a CDS encoding PqqD family protein, with the protein product MSNPNKGACGIDGVTPCRKDSIEARDLDGEAILYNPDTKHVHILNKAALQVWQMCDGQHSIRDMAVAIAEMYSLSPGEREGARVEQDIQRIIDDFAAQGMIVKQDEDEVSTERQVRVVSG